A part of Perca fluviatilis chromosome 15, GENO_Pfluv_1.0, whole genome shotgun sequence genomic DNA contains:
- the LOC120573865 gene encoding interferon-induced very large GTPase 1-like isoform X1, whose translation MLSRLHLQDKQQKLTPADFLKICPPVKQDYYTSEKDLGHTFLQRLMMLDYRARYIPVRQDSPEVSHLKPDPVSDTVEDLVAFLSSSVESDQSKQTYINPMDVQMAVFHCSDSFFKQNMITKLSQCQYALPLLVPDPVTMDIDCPLWTFRQIRKTWKIIEIKDNSNIVTMKSFPICKAETPMVSFLRLGSLSLSKSQLMNTLINDRHNTFFHRNCPGSTKSRHLMDGVAEIAWYCPAGKPNDAFTDCIAFCNLHGDALSIEKQRDILMEKSSVNVVLVPTLEKGDKSSAIISALLKSPTPLIILIADNNCIATQMKGGNYTIGLKERSKSDVSEELKKVIGRILSGPHASFQLETMTEVSGIRVDEDDKVCQKGKSDAVKIVKLFQGMGVSKIKDTFLPCQGQLWHKWSRINKALYHLKGHIEKEKCQKQQELMLIRQEQCTASGSKPMKLFIKGLSSLPSTDKQYFLKWTQILIDALSTDDLTSILQSYDKTWSEVLDLKKKHDKSYLLRNTQTELDQISTKLQSATFGLEHIFREMGQIYEAHASLQERTKRGQTDWSKYPELAAELMISGHPMELMDGDAGHVPLTWICSLLDEVIKKLGDKRVFVLSVLGVQSSGKSTMLNAMFGLQFAVSAGRCTKGAFMQLVKVSEEIKEDFQFDYVLVVDTEGLRALELEGNATLHHDNELATFVVGLGNMTLINIFGENPAEMQDVLQIVVQAFMRMKKVKLSPSCVFVHQNVTDIAAAEKNLDGKRRLQEKLDQMAKLAAKEEVSDAECFSDVIAFDVQKDVKYFAQLWEGSPPMAPPNPGYSESIQELKNFILSKASQSAGITLSQFKSKIHDLWNALMNENFVFSFKNTLEIAVYRKLEVQYGNWTWALRSNMLTIENALHTTIKNGNLDKVELKYLHKEMNKTYGEIKKAMTTYFDDDKDKEMLVQWRGQFENKIKEFHDEQVRGVKRKLDEVLQQKNACKKLDEKKTEFENKLLQKSKELAQQLKDKAKDEEELKKHFNSVWSDLVSELTADTKPIEDINYEEDQSTILEELGFEWCLIDESKSSGKYKKISEVGDYDHYVTITKHRDLCDTSHQSQGDERKNKNKKGQGLVSTVWVSLKKIIGIVSTPQVEKHTSGRFLSYEEQQLIRILIGDVEQQTIDIIKKKPVAAIGYSLTYLREVANNVKEKVTEFESKRKYALKKEFTVDLILYVFHRAESLLSESHKKFKGNNDALSYVESKKMQYYNIFRSFCKGNSSAVVLGELMCEKLKVSTVEAVCNKTAIDLAGEMRCTFPAFSGNRLNLEKHVLKSLAEKEDFDGFITYIRHPRNQVEAFIKEEVQKYIFRDNKDKARNILKKNVEDIKTLVSQALFDATEKVKKQSGDPDMWVKEFSSLLKKELTFDTISCQHLSDINDFDFLKEETEKGLVSVIEEVSSLSLDKMKEFRMKPDQILIDQLCNCCWVTCPFCAAVCTNTLEDHSPDDHSVPFHRSAAVNGFHYRDTEILSVDFCSTNVVSDGSFYPDQDPEELIPFKQYRTAGPRYANWRITPDESKMKYWTWFVCRFQKQLEQYYKKQFQDRGEIPSEWKTHSKEEAIKSLDEMFNL comes from the exons ATGCTCAGCAGACTTCACCTTCAAGACAAACAACAGAAGTTGACGCCAgcagattttcttaaaatatgtCCACCTGTAAAACAGGACTATTACACATCTGAGAAAGATCTAGGTCATACTTTTCTTCAGAGGTTAATGATGTTAGACTACAGAGCCAGATATATTCCTGTAAGACAAGACAGTCCTGAGGTGAGCCATTTAAAACCTGATCCAGTGTCTGACACTGTTGAAGATTTAGTTGCTTTTTTAAGCAGCAGTGTAGAATCTGACCAATCAAAACAGACTTATATAAATCCAATGGATGTCCAAATGGCAGTATTTCACTGCTCAGACAGCTTTTTTAAGCAGAACATGATTACAAAGCTATCACAATGTCAGTACGCCTTACCGTTGCTTGTTCCTGACCCAGTCACAATGGATATTGACTGTCCTCTGTGGACATTCAgacaaataagaaaaacatgGAAGATAATTGAAATCAAAGATAATTCAAACATTGTCACCATGAAGAGTTTTCCCATCTGCAAAGCTGAGACACCCATGGTGTCATTTCTCCGCCTGGGTTCACTATCTCTGTCTAAATCTCAGCTGATGAACACTTTGATCAACGACCGTCAcaacaccttcttccacagaAACTGTCCAGGTAGCACCAAGTCTCGTCATCTGATGGATGGTGTGGCAGAGATTGCCTGGTACTGCCCTGCTGGAAAACCCAATGATGCCTTCACTGACTGCATTGCCTTCTGTAATCTTCATGGTGATGCTCTGTCAATTGAAAAACAGCGGGACATACTGATGGAAAAATCTTCAGTCAATGTCGTTCTTGTACCAACTCtggaaaaaggtgacaaaagttCTGCAATCATCTCAGCCCTTCTCAAGTCTCCGACGCCTCTCATTATTCTTATTGCTGATAATAATTGTATTGCGACTCAGATGAAAGGTGGAAACTACACAATTGGACTAAAGGAGAGAAGCAAGTCAGATGTTTCTGAAGagctgaaaaaagtcattggaAGAATCTTGTCTGGACCCCATGCATCCTTCCAGCTTGAAACCATGACTGAGGTCTCTGGAATCAGAGTGGATGAAGATGACAAAGTCTGCCAAAAAGGGAAATCTGATGCAGTGAAAATTGTGAAGTTGTTTCAGGGGATGGGAGTTTCAAAGAtcaaagatacatttctccCTTGTCAAGGCCAACTGTGGCATAAGTGGAGCAGAATAAACAAAGCACTGTATCATCTCAAAggacacattgagaaggagaaATGTCAAAAGCAACAGGAACTGATGCTAATACGACAAGAGCAATGCACTGCTTCTGGTAGTAAACCGATGAAGTTGTTCATTAAAGGCCTCTCATCTTTGCCATCAACAGACAAGCAGTATTTCCTGAAGTGGACTCAGATCTTAATAGATGCCCTCTCCACAGATGATCTTACTTCAATTCTCCAAAGCTATGATAAAACGTGGTCTGAGGTCTTGGATTTGAAGAAGAAGCATGACAAATCTTATCTGTTGAGAAATACGCAAACTGAGCTTGATCAAATATCAACAAAACTACAGTCAGCAACTTTTGGCTTGGAGCACATCTTTAGAGAAATGGGACAGATCTATGAAGCACATGCATCTCTGCAGGAACGAACAAAGAGGGGACAGACTGACTGGTCTAAATACCCTGAGCTGGCTGCAGAGCTGATGATATCAGGACACCCAATGGAGCTGATGGATGGTGATGCAGGTCATGTGCCTTTGACTTGGATCTGTAGTCTTTTAGATGAAGTCATAAAGAAACTGGGCGACAagagagtttttgttttgtctgttttaggCGTACAAAGCAGTGGAAAATCAACAATGCTGAATGCCATGTTTGGGTTACAGTTTGCAGTGAGTGCTGGCAGGTGCACCAAGGGTGCCTTCATGCAGCTGGTCAAAGTGTCAGAGGAGATCAAGGAAGACTTTCAGTTTGACTATGTTCTGGTGGTGGACACTGAAGGACTGCGTGCTCTTGAGTTGGAAGGTAACGCCACTCTTCACCACGACAATGAACTGGCAACATTTGTTGTTGGTCTGGGAAACATGACACTGATCAACATCTTTGGAGAGAATCCAGCTGAGATGCAAGATGTTCTGCAGATTGTTGTTCAGGCGTTCATGAGGATGAAGAAAGTTAAACTTTCTCcaagttgtgtgtttgttcaccAGAATGTTACAGATATTGCAGCGGCAGAGAAAAACTTGGATGGAAAGAGACGGCTGCAAGAAAAGCTGGACCAGATGGCCAAACTAGCAGCCAAAGAAGAGGTCTCTGATGCTGAGTGTTTCAGTGACGTCATTGCTTTTGATGTGCAGAAAGATGTGAAATACTTTGCCCAACTATGGGAGGGAAGTCCACCTATGGCTCCTCCAAATCCAGGTTACAGTGAGAGCATCCAAGAGCTGAAGAACTTCATCCTCTCTAAAGCTTCACAGTCTGCTGGGATTACTCTCTCACAATTTAAAAGCAAAATTCATGACCTGTGGAACGCCCTGATGAACGAAAActttgttttcagtttcaaaAACACACTTGAAATTGCAGTGTACAGAAAACTTGAGGTCCAGTATGGGAACTGGACCTGGGCCCTGAGGAGCAACATGTTGACCATTGAGAACGCGCTTCATACCACGATTAAAAATGGAAACCTTGACAAGGTCGAGCTCAAATATCTTCATAAAGAAATGAACAAAACCTACGGAGAAATCAAAAAAGCAATGACAACATACTTTGATgatgacaaagacaaagaaatgtTGGTTCAGTGGCGAGgacaatttgaaaacaaaatcaagGAGTTTCATGATGAACAAGTGAGAGGAGTTAAAAGAAAACTGGATGAAGTCCTCCAGCAGAAGAATGCTTGTAAAAAGTTGGATGAGAAGAAGacagagtttgagaacaagCTGCTACAAAAGAGCAAAGAGCTCGCTCAACAGTTAAAGGACAAGGCAAAAGATGAAGAGGAACTCAAGAAGCACTTCAACTCTGTCTGGAGTGACTTGGTCAGTGAACTAACTGCAGATACAAAACCCATTGAGGACATCAACTATGAAGAAGATCAGTCAACTATTCTTGAGGAGCTTGGTTTTGAATGGTGTCTAATAGATGAATCCAAAAGCAGtggcaaatacaaaaaaatatcagAGGTTGGTGATTATGATCATTATGTAACCATCACAAAGCACAGAGACCTCTGTGATACAAGCCACCAATCACAAGGAGATGAAAggaaaaacaagaacaaaaaaggGCAAGGGTTAGTGTCAACTGTCTGGGtgtctcttaaaaaaattattggAATTGTGTCAACACCACAAGTTGAAAAACATACATCAGGGAGATTTCTCTCATATGAAGAACAGCAGCTGATCAGAATCCTCATTGGCGATGTTGAACAACAGACCATAGACATAATTAAGAAGAAGCCTGTAGCTGCAATAGGCTACAGTCTAACTTACTTGAGAGAAGTGGCCaacaatgtaaaagaaaaagtgacagaatTTGAATCAAAGAGGAAATATGCTCTAAAGAAGGAGTTTACAGTTGAtctcatactgtatgtgtttcacAGAGCAGAGAGTTTGCTTTCAGAGTCCCACAAGAAATTCAAAGGAAACAATGATGCACTCAGTTACGTAGAAAGCAAGAAAATGCAATATTACAACATTTTCAGAAGCTTCTGCAAAGGAAACTCATCTGCTGTTGTGCTTGGAGAACTGATGTGTGAAAAACTGAAGGTTTCCACTGTTGAGGCTGTCTGTAACAAGACTGCCATTGATCTCGCTGGAGAGATGAGGTGCACTTTCCCAGCATTCAGTGGGAACAGGCTGAACCTGGAGAAACATGTGTTAAAGTCACTGGCTGAGAAAGAAGACTTTGATGGTTTTATCACCTACATCCGACACCCAAGGAACCAAGTAGAGGCTTTTATAAAAGAGGAAGTACAGAAATACATCTTCAGAGACAATAAAGATAAAGCACGGAATATACTCaagaaaaatgttgaagacaTTAAAACCCTTGTGAGTCAAGCTTTATTTGATGCTACAGAGAAAGTCAAAAAACAAAGTGGAGACCCAGACATGTGGGTGAAGGAATTTTCAAGTTTACTAAAAAAGGAGCTAACATTTGACACCATCAGTTGTCAACACTTAAGTGACATAAACGATTTTGACTTTCtaaaagaagagacagagaaaggccTTGTATCTGTCATAGAGGAAGTGAGCAGCCTCTCACTGGATAAGATGAAGGAATTCAGGATGAAGCCTGATCAAATCCTCATCGATCAGCTGTGTAACTGTTGCTGGGTAACGTGTCCATTCTGTGCAGCTGTTTGTACCAACAC ATTGGAAGATCACAGTCCTGATGACCACAGCGTGCCCTTTCATCGATCTGCTGCAGTCAATGGTTTTcactacagagacacagagatactGAGTGTTGATTTCTGCTCAACAAATGTTGTGAGTGATGGAAGTTTTTACCCTGATCAAGATCCAGAAGAGCTCATTCCCTTTAAACAGTACCGAACTGCTGGCCCACGGTATGCTAACTGGAGAATCACCCCTGATGAGTCTAAGATGAAATATTGGACATGGTTTGTGTGTCGATTTCAGAAGCAACTGGAACAATATTATAAGAAACAATTCCAGGACCGTGGCGAAATTCCCAGTGAGTGGAAAACACACTCTAAAGAAGAAGCTATTAAAAGTCTGGATGAAATGTTCAACCTGTGA